TCGTTGTTCTTAGCCAacccatattttaaaagatttaatacGGATGATTTAATCTTGCTTTTGATTTTCCTTTAGAACAGCAAGTACTTTTCCCTTTATCCCTCTGTTTACACAAAGGATTTACTTCTATTACAAGCCATAAACTCTAGAAATGAAATACCTGAGCAATAATCGCATCAGGTTAATAAGTTTTATAATGCATTCAGGATCTGGTATGAAAACCTTGCTCTTAATAAAAATCCTCTTTAAATTCCAACTGGTTCATGCCAGTGCTCTAGAATACAATTGTTGGTGATTGAATTGGAATTCTTATGGTATATttcctttagaaaagaaaaaataaactacaacATGCATATGGACATAAATGACTAATTCTTAGCAGGTTGAAATGAAAAAAGGACAGTGATTcagattccttttaaaaattctgggaGAATTGATAGGATGTGAATTAAGTGCTTGTTTTCCTTAGAGGGCAAGTTAGGGATTCCGTCTCCCGCCGACTACCTTCTAGCCTCAGGCATGGATATCCCCCACAGCCCTTGGAACAGCAATTACAAGTTGAAGAAAACACACGATGAAgagttatttccttctttcaaacCCAAACCTCCTTCAACCCTGAGATATTCCACCTCATCAATATTGCTTTCATTCTGAGAAATGCTCCAAAAAGACTCTCTTCTCCACGTGAAAGCAAAAGGCTGAGGTGTCTAACAAAATCTGGAACTTCTTTTAGATTCTCTGTGtctaaaatttcccccaaattctttGTCTTGACAAAGAACTGCCCTCAACGCCTCCAACTACTTACTCGTTTCTGAGCACGGCTAACACCCCAGCATCTTTTCTTATAGTCAAAACCAGGGAGAGATTTTTAGAACTCATGCCCACATGGTGGATTGTTTTGCAAAAACTTGATGGTTTCAGGAGGAACAGGAGTTTCTGTGGCAGCCTAGTGTGCCTAGCTTCTGTGATAATTAGCCTACCCACTAGATAGAGAGCTTGACACAGGTGGAGAAGCACACTTCGAGATCTTTCTTGCATCTTCAGCTTAGTTTTAaagttcttctcttcctcccctccttagAAACAGAACTGCAACTCTGCATGGTTTTCAAGCAGATTTATACAGTGCTCGCTTaaagggacagaaggaaaaaatatgagaTGTCGTTCCTCCCCTCAAAGAGCTCACAATCTAGTAACCACATTGTGGTTAATAAACCAAGTAAACCTGCAAAGCAATACATTAATACACTAAATACACTATTTCACTAAGGACTAAATTGTGTTATCACAGGGTAGCTTCCATTTACATCATATGTTACAGCATCCGAAGCACCTGCACATGTGCTTGCTCCCTTGATGCTCGCCTATACGCTGCGAGATAGGACGGGTATTATTATGTCCAATTTACGATTAGAGGCAGCTTTGGAGGAGATAGATGacttaaaaatcacataatcagtAGGCAGAAGAACTGAGATTAGAACCTAGGTTTTCTGACTTTAGACTCAGGTTCTTTGTAGTCCAGAACTGCTCTATGCTGGAAGTAACTAGTACTTCATACAAATAAagaccttgaaaaaaaaaagaaactttgagaggTTGAGATCACACAGATTTAGAACTCTGAGCTTCTGAAGCCTAATTCCATGATCTTTCTACTGTATCTCTCATCCTGCAGGGAAAAGTAGCATGATTTTCAAAGTTCCCCATCATCGCCCCCAACTCCAGCAGGGCATCTGCACAACTCCGGGGGACATCACAGTCCATGGAGTTGTGTTCCAGGGCAACCACTCACATAGTACATATAGATCCCACATGGGATACAGAGAATGGTGCCCCCGGGCACCttgttttttttctataaaagaaaaatgctggGCCAGATAATTTCTGATCTTCTTTCCGTCTTGAAAGGCATTTGACTTCTCTGATATGGTAGAAAGTGGGAAGCCATGGAAGATTTGTGAGCTGTGGTGACATGAGGAACCAGGTATTTAAGGAGTACTGGTATGGAGGATGGATGGGCATGGGAAAAGCCTGGAAGGGGAAAGCACCACAGGAAGGGTCTCCCAGTAATCTAGGAATGAGATGGGAAAGGGTAGACTGGGATGGCAGAATCGGGAAGGAAAAGATTAACACAGGAACCATTTGTGAAGGAAAATCCAAGAGCATTTGGTCATTGACTGGATTGAGAAACGGCCCCAGAACATCAGACCTGAGTGACTGACTCATGGGAAAGAAAGGCAATTCCCCCTGGCCTGAGGGGAATGAGAATTCAGCATTGTCTTCTTTGTGTTTGACTGACAGCGAAGCACCAAAATGGAAAAGTCCAGCactcattggggaaaaaaagaacaagaagtcATGTTAGGCTACAGAACTGGAGATACGTGACAGTCATCAGCTCAAGGGAAACAATTAACGGTCCtgagaaaataaataggaaagttTTTGTAATGCATTAGCTAAAGAGTGTTTTTCGGTTTTATAGCTAAAGAAACAAAAGCCAAGAGACACTAATGAAATGACCTCACCTCTTTTTAAGAAGTGAATGGAATGGAATCTACTCATATATTTTATAAGACatgttttaatgaaaagaaataaacgTCTATTACAGCAATTGAAGACAGACTACAGGGCCTTTGGCATTCTGACATATTTCTTTCTAGATTCGCATCTATTCTCTTAGCCCCGAGTGCATCACTCTGGCCATTTTGTACTGGGTCAAAGTAGCTAAGctggaactacatttcccagaattccctccCCTGTGTAGTTCTGGGTGAGGGTTGGCAGGAAGAGAAACTAGCATGAGATTTAAAAGTCCAAAGTGACACTCAGCCCTGTGCTTGGGGGTTTGGTGCCCTGGACAGCAGTGCAGTTTGGACACACTGTTATGATCTGCTGGTTCTCCTTGCTGGCGTGGGGGAGCAGCTAGTGTGCCCAGATTGCCTCTTCCAACTTCTTGGCAAAGCTGTGTGGAGGACGACACCAGCTTTTCTGTAGGTGGCCCACATCGTTAGAACTGACGCGGTGAGACAGATGtgggttccagtttcttcttaCAAAGTCCAGTTTGTCCTAGCAGGGTCCCTTGTCTTTGCTCCCCTCTGCTCTGAGTCCAGCTTTTCCGCCACCTACCCTGCTGACCTGCAGAGACGTCAGGCTGCCACCAGATGCAGAGGCCACAGGCTTCCATGGTCTCCACCCGCTTTTCCCTGTGGCCCTGATTAGTgacttcctccttttcctctaacCATCCCCTTCTTGATCTTTGCTTTCTCAGTGGCTGCCACAATTATGTGCTGTCCAATCCCTGTAAGAAATTCCTTGTCTCATATCACTCacagtggtttttcttttctgataaaatTGCTCACACTGTCTTCTTATCCAGGCCTTTCTACACCCAGCCTCCCTTTAATTGACTGTACTTTGTGCATTTCACCTATTCTCAAGGGATCATTAGCTATCAGAAAAtgatgatgaaattttaaaatgcaccttGGTATTTCTAAACATCTGGGATGATACACTGAGAGCCAGTGTTAAAGCACAGGCTACGGGGAGGCCTGGAGACACTACGGAGAGGCTTCCGGTACCTGGTCTGAAAGCCTCCACAGCACCTAGAAGTGCCCAGTTCCTGCTGttaaaagagagggagagaaactcTTATCTTGTTTAAGGCACtgctatttggggtctttgtcATAGCCGTGCTTGAATTCTAACCAATATACACATTGATCACTATTTGAATCAAGTTCAGTTATTCAAGTAAATGCACACCAAAACCTTCTGcattcttgtcatttattttcctccttctccaccctGCAGCTCAGCCTTATGAAAAAGGTACCTGCTCACTCACCTAGCAGAGCTTTGGAAAAGGAGAGATTGTCTCTATCTTTTTATCAAATGCAGAGTGGCCCATTGAATAGCCTCATGCAATGGACAATGATACactattttcattcttatttcaaATGTATCTTCAAGGAGAGGACTGAACTAACAATTATCAGTTACTCGCAACACCAACACAGTTCTGCCTATTCCTGTCTTGGACATTTCAGAAGACAAgagatgttttcatttatttgagcaagtcccttaacttctctgagatacagtgtcttcatttataaaatctgGTGAATTCTTTCTTCCCAAGCTTGTCgtgaagataaaatgaagtactccaaaatatgtaaaaagttcCTAGCACAGTGTTTGACATAAGAGgtatcaataaatattagttgaatctaaaacttaaattatatttttttaaaaaattagcggAGAACACTATATGAGGAATTCTAAAAGGTAGATAACAAACAGCCTCCCATCATTTTCTTCCAAAATCAGACTGAGTTTCCTGAAAAGGGGAAATCTTGCTCTAATACAATAATGTATCAAATGATATGTGAGTGACTGAGAATTTACTGCACTTCTCAGAGTtacccagaaaacaaaagagaagaagagTAGGATGAGCTTGGGAGGACTCTTACCATGAAGAGGTTGGTTCTGAAGTTTAAGTTCAGTGTCTCTCATAATATAATGTGTGCCATGTTCTGACCTCTGCCAACCTGAGAGGTTctctgaatgaaaacaaaaagagcatCCTTTTCTTAGATTCTTTGTTGGTTCTTGATGTTTCAAAAGATTAGATCAAGAAAATGATtgtagaaagaaaatacatttagtTCTAGGGTGAACAgatgtggggggggggtagggaaGATGCTGGCCAGGTAACTCAGTGGAACAGTAAATACCACCTGAAGTTTATCACAGGAGCAAAGCTTATTGTACTTACTGATACAGAAAGGGTCACAGACAAGGTTAAGTTGTTCCTTGGTACAAGTTGGCATTCATATCTTGCCCTTCTAATAGACTTTAGAGTTTCTGAaaataacaatgtaaaaaaaTGTGCTTACTCAAATTTCATTAGATTTATGTTATCAGAGGAGCTATGCATGTATTGTTATTGACTGAATGTTTATGGCTCCTCAAAAGTCATATGTTAAAACCCTAATCCTCAGTGTGGTGATATttagagatggggcctttgggacgTAATTAGATCATGAGAGTGGTGCTTCCATGATGGGGTAGTTACCTGATGAGAAGAGACACAAAAGACCTAGTTTGCttgctctctctcactctcccctccAGAGAGCAAACAATCTGCCATCTACAAACCAAAGAGGGCCCCACCAAGAACTGAATCTCCTgccaccttgattttgaactttccagcctccatactgtgaaaaataaatgtttgttgtctaAGCCATAGCAACTCAAACTGGTTAAGACAAATATCTCACAGGTCCACACCCAAGATAGCTGAATCTTGACATAATGGTAGAAACCTGTTTCCAGAAACCTACTCACTAATGATGTTTATcattttcagtcttaaaaagcAAGCTCAAGGTCCAGGAACAAGCCAGAGAGATCAGAGGCTGATAGCATTGTAGTGTTTGCTCTGTCTGCCCCTGCagagttttacagagaaatctgtcTACTCATGGTGCCAAAGGAAGGGACAGTCTCTGGTCATCCGTGTTTTAGATCATGTGGTCCAATCTTTCCACAGCTGATTGGATGAGAACAATCGTTTATGACTTGGCACAGCAAAGATCAGAGTCGATCAGATTTCCTGTCAGGAATTTGAATGAATCAATATCTAGAGACTGATCTCACTTAGAAATGGGAGTAGAAACTgagagatgaggaaacggagTTGGAGGAGAGGCTGTATGGGCCACGTGCAAATCCAGTTACTAATTAACTGAGATTAAGCAGGCCCAACCTGCTGCTCCTGGCCAGAAAGAAGCAGACACTGGGGGCACAGCTCAATCCATTCAACCATTCGATTGTAATCATCTTGAAGACAGGGACAATACCTGTCTTGTTCATTACTGTTTCCCTAGCATTGAGCATTGATCctggttattaaaaaaattagtcacTCAGTACATATCGTCTGAATGAATAGTTAACAGTGGATCACTAGAGCAAGCCCTTCCAGAAGCACAGTCCGGTGCCAGCACCAGAAACCTATGGCCATGCGATTCCTTCTCCTTCCACACagcctatgttttcttattgttCCTGAACATCCAACATGTCCCTTCATTTGAGCAAATCTGTCTGCTCCTTGATCATTGCAAACAAAAGTTACAATACCAACTCTGTAAGAGAGGaaagtgaggaggaaggaaggggagggagaggaatgaGAGGTGATGGTGGGAGTTAAGGGTGGTAGACGGAAACCACCCTTGATTTTTAAGCACATCATTTTCTAGAGAGATGTAAAAAACCTCACAACTTCCCTACAGAGAGGATTAGACTCTGCATGTgaggtgaaaaatgaaagaactgcaACACACAAACTATTCAAGCAAATTCTAGAGAGTTTGCTCAAGAGAAGTGTTTTAACTTTGTCTTTGGAACAGACTGACTATatcaaatcaaaccaaaaccGTTCGTACTGTGTTCCATGGGTACTCCTTGACTCCCCTTCTCCTGTTTAAGAGGCAGAGTAAAGTATCCTGGGGGGTTACTCTAGTGATCAAATGTACTTAAAGAAATAATGCATCTTCTTACCtgtaataatttcttttaaattcctttcttcttcattattACTGGAATGCATCATGCACTCACTATTGTGTCTTTTTTGTTAAGGGGGGAGGTAAGTAgatatattgatttatttaattttttagaggaggtactggggattgaacccaggaccttgtgaaagCTAAAcacaccctctaccacttgagctatcccctcccctccactatTGTGTCTTTAAGGAAatctaaacactttttttttcttccacttatgAAAAAACTCAGAATGATATGAAGGGAAATGTTGTCCCAGCAAACTTTGCTTTCATAAAACAATATATTCTCTTGGGCAATAAGTATCTTTCAGAGTCTGATTCATTCCCAATCAATTGGTATTAAAGTATCCTCATGTGACAGATAATGAGAAACGAATCCTTGCTTGAGTACTAGCCCTGCACATTTCCCAAAGCAGAGATAAGCCAAATGTACTTTCCTCATCAACAGAAACATCAGGTGGCCAATATTATCCCCATCTTGCTTCTGGTAGTTCTATGTATGAAGTACTATAATGGCAGGAGGATGCTTTGATTGGTCAAAAGTAATACACGACATTCAtaagggcagagaaggaaggaatgaaaaattaaatacttacttGGTCCTAGCCCAATTGAAAATGCAGCAACATAAACAAGCAAGCTGGCTAAGGACAGCCACTTCAAAAAAGCTGGGACATCGGCAGCGTCTGTGACCATCTGGTACTCAGTTTGGCTTAGTCCAGCATTTGGTGAGGATGCCAAGGTCATCTCTCCTCTCTTATCCATGTCATTTCTTGTGGGCATTAGTGAGCTTCTGCTGTGGGAAGTCATCCCCTTAAAGGATTCTCTAAGACTGTCGTTGCTGGCTGACAGGTTACCTGGTCCATAAAACACAGACTCATCCAAGGATTGGTTGATAGGACTATGGTGTCTGCAGATATTGGTGAAGTTCACGTGGATTTTGAGATTCACAGTGCCCATGGTCACCAGTGAAACTGCCATCACAGAGGAGCCGACACAGAGGAAGGTTTTGCTCCCAACGTGGTCTACAAGAAGGGTGGCCGGGATGGTGCTGATGACCTTGACAACCCCAACCCCCGTGGAGGCGAGGCTAGCTGCCTCATTGCTCTGGAAGCCAACGGACTTCAAAACAGTTGATGCATAGAACAATATGTTTGGCTGCCCAGTGACTTGCACAAAAAATACCAGTGTTAAGCCTATCATTACTCGAGCCCTCATGTTGTCCTTGGAACGAAACAGATCCCAAAAACTATACTGATATTCATCTTTCAGGGAAGACTTTATCACAGTGAGTTCCTCCGTCGTATCGGAGATGGCTCTCAACTTTCCGAGAACCTTGCTAGCAGCTTCCTCGTGTCCCTTCATCACCAGAAACCGAGGACTCGGAGGAAGAAAATACATGGCAATCGCTTGCAAAACTCCCAAAGGAATGACAAGGCCGAACATGTACTTCCAGCCGTGGGAAACATTGGCAAAAGCGTAATTTGAGATGTAGGCAAAAAGAATGCCGATGACGATCATCAGTTCGTTCAGTGACACAAGAAGGCCTCTTCGGTGTTGGGGAGCAATTTCCGCGATGTACACGCAAGTGGCGATGGAAGAGAGTGAAATGGAAACCCCTATAGCGATGCGTCCCACTATCAGAGTTGTGTAAGATAAGCTGAGGATCAAGACTAGGCTTCCAAGTCCAAGCAGGCAGGACGACAAGATGATGGCGGCCCTCCTTCCATACTTGTCAATCAGGACCCCTCCGACGAGAGAGGCCAGTAAAGCCCCAACGAGGAGGGAGCTCACAACCATCTCCTGCTCGTGGCAGGTCAGGGCTAAAAGGGTTCTTATCTGAAGGAGAGCCCCGGAGATGAGCCCGAGTTCATACCCCACCAGGAAACCGCTGACAGCAGCCGTGACAGAGGACAGGAGAGTAAACACCCCGCAACctaggagcagagaggagaaatgggTCAGTTCTGAATTGGTCGGATGCAGACTTAACCTTGTGTAACTACAATTTTCCTAGTGCTGAGTATAAACACACCTATACTTATAGTCATATAATACACTAATCAAAGCACGAttacataaagaaggaaaaaatcctttttctttcattcttggGAGACAAAGGGATGGAGACATTTAGAGAgttatttccttccatttgtgATTTGCTTTTGGTTTTAGTTTCGAGCAGACAGATATGCAAGATAAGCAGATGATAGATGATGAGAATTGAACAAACAAGAACACAGTTTTGTTCCTGCCTTGGCGCTGGATCAGAAACTCAGCCAGCCTGGTTTCTTGGGTCCCACTCTCCAAGGCAAACCGTTGAGGGCAGGATAGCAGGGAGGAGCCTCCACAAGGGCTACAGTCCACACTGTGTAACCTGGGGGAAAATGAAGCACAGTCTCCCAGAAACCTGCCCTCTTGTCTCCTTGTgacacagggaagaacaaatctgacacCACACGAGATCTGTTcttttggctctaaccctgtgctctatttcctgtgcttagtcaagCTAGTTCTGCACCTTtggtaaaagaatgttgcctatagcctgaaatatgcaggagagcccattctcaagcctctgacctttaagggtataatactctcccattcatacagagattaaaaagttgcagaacagagaataacatttgtcttgttggaggtttacaggaacatcatgacctgacctaggtgGACAGCTTCAAAAACAGGATTCCGTCACcaggaagtttgcaacaaccaaccacacccttcccctttttagtataaaaggagcttgaattctgacttgggtaagatggttctccaagatgTTAGTCCCCtgtcttctcggtctgctggctttccatataaagtcattattccttgcctcAACCCTTCATCTCCTGATTTCTTGGCTTGTGCTGAGGCAAGccgaatgagtttggactcggtaacacttGGCCACAATCAGGTTACCATTGACTTTTGCTGAAACATGTGAGCGTGttgggggaggctgggctgtgtcagaaaggagggaggagtgggTGCAGAGCCGGGACCAGTCAATACCCATGACTCACTCTgagtgaggaggaaggggcaTTTGACATGGGGAAGAACAAGAGGGACTTCGTATTGTTCCAGTCTTTCCAGGttaaaatctgaaggaaaatggcaaaatgttaacagtcaTCAATTTTCAGTGGTAGGTACCCAAGTGCTTGTTGCATATTCGTAACTTGTCAAAACAGaggctaaaagaaataaaaagtagaggGAAGAGTATCATGGGCAGAGGATGCAGTAGTTTCCAGGGCCTGAGCTCAGGGAAGCTCTCGCCGTGTTTCAGGAACTGTCAGGTGCCAAGCCACATGTGGGGCACAGCAGGAGcgtggagagggaggtgggagagggcatCAGGGTACATGGGTAGGCACAGAGGGGGCACTTCATGCAGGACCTGACCTGGCCAGTCACAGTGACAACTTTTTACTGCATTCACAGTACAGTGGGGTCAATGCCCACTGGCCAGTAAGAGGGAAGACACTCCGAGTTTCTTGCTGCTGGGGAGAGACTAGTCCTTTGAGGGGCAAGACTGGTAGCAGGGAGTAGTTTGTCACCTTAGTCTTGACAAGAGATGGAGCTAGATTAGACTTGGGTGTAAGGAGTGGAACTGGTGATGAGCAGACAGATTCAAGATTTAATtggtggggagggaatagctcagtggtagagtgtgtgcttggcatgcatgaggtcctgggttcaatccttagtacttccattaaaataataaaataattaactaattaattaattaacccaATTATACCCtttaccccccaaaacaaattaaaacaaaccccaaaatgTGTTAATTTGGAAGTTAAAATGATGAGACTTGCTCATGAGCTGGCAGTGGATGGTAAGGAAGTGGGTCAGAgcctacatacatatacatatatacctgaatcactgtgctgtacagcagatattaacacaacattgGCTAatcaactataactcaatagaaagaaagaaaagaaagaaaagaaagaaaggaaagaaaggaaagaaggaaagaaggaaagaaggaaagaaagaaaggaagaaaggaagaaaggaagaaagaaaggaagaaagaaaggatgaaagaaagaaagaaagaaaaggaaggaaggaaggaaaggaaggaaggaaggaaggaaaagaaagagaaaaattttaaagcaccgAATATTTAGATGGaggagcaaataaaaatgcaataatccacaacaaaataaaactgatgttTGAGCATTGTGAACACAAGCcattaaactgaaattaaatcagCAATTTATGCAGCTAATCACAAGACAAATATTTAACACCATTACACAGCAGGCATTTTCCTAGGTACTAGGAGATATCTCTGTATATCTCGCTATATATGTATCACAATGAAACAAAACATGTGGTTCTTGCCTGCCAGGAAACTGAACATTCTGGTGATAtctctattttctattatttattatacactgttttaattttcacttgcaaaaggACTTTTAAAGTACTCTCACACCCTCAATTTccacatattcttttttccccaggtgATCTTAAAATCCTCAACAACAAATGCTTCTACCACAAGGAGAACTGGGTCAAATTTTCACATTTGGATAGAATATTGTTTTGTAGCTCTTCTTgtcattgtttatctgtttgatGTGTTGATTAGGGTGTGTGCTTTGGCAACTGGTCTCCAATATTTGGATTGGAGAAATAAGTGATTGTGGAGGCAGGCTGAATGAGGCACCCCAGAAGCAGATTTAGAGGGACAGCGGGCAGCATGGGGATAAGGAGTCAAGGACATGGGGGAAGAGGTGCCAAAGCTGCGTGAGAAGCATAAGACGGTCTTTGCACCttgtccttctccttccccttcttagTTTCCCCCTTTTGTTAGATGGGAAATAGTGCTTCCCTACAAAAAGAAGACCCCTTGAGATACAAGAGTTCCTTCCTTTGATGCTCTATTATCCTACTTTAGAGAGAGTCTGAGGTGGTAGGATAAGGAGGAGAAGGGGTAATGGGTGAAGCAAGTCCCAAAGCCAGCTGCTTGTGGTCTGGGGGAAATATCTCCAGACAGAAGAGAGACTcagctttttcttctgctttctgggCTTAGCTTCATATGCTTAGTCCTTTTAGTCAGCATTCACAGGACACTGACAGACCAGGATGTGTGCAAAGGGTCTGGAAACCACCCTGGTTTGTCAATATCCCTCTTGAGATCCAGCAGCTAGCACTGAGTATAATTCTCTAGAGATATAACAAAATTGTTTCCATATGAATtgataaaaaatttctttttataaaattacaagtTAAAAAACTATATATCACagcattatctatctatctatctatccatccaaccaaccatccatccacccatccacccatccatctaggCAAGTTGTCttcaaaagcttaaaaaattgCAGGATATTCTGTGACCTTATTCCtacaagggagaaaggagggtgcCAACATAGGCTATATGCTACATAATTAAGTTAAgatcttcattttctgaattttatttgaaaggtATAGCTTCCCCATTATATACTTTAAAGGCTAGTGCCCCTAACTAGCTTCCCCACTCATGTCACAATGGCTGCTTATTACTGCTGAAATTCCATTGCAGTTCTCAAGTTGCTCATTCAGGATTTGGAATTCTAATTCATTGTGAAGTCTAGTCCCTAAAGCATCCGAGATTGTAAGACTGTGACATCTTAGGACTTACCCCAAGggtttggtgtttttcttttttttcttttctgtgtctactTTTTAGTTAATGATGATAGAAGCAAGATGTTAATGCCAGAAAGCAGAGATAACTTTTCCAAAAAATCTAAtggaaaacaagaggaaaaagagatgtTTGCCTAAACACAAATGTCGGAGTCTGGGGCAGCTGGGTGGACTGAGGAGAAGTCAGTGCTAAAGGAGAGAGTCGGGTGAGGAATCATAATTAGAGCCTTTTCAAAAAACACACAGCCCTGAGTTCAGCCTGTACTTAAGGTTCATGGTGAAGTTTAGCATTCCTGGCCATTTTGTTCCTGACCTTGCTTCACAAGGGCTCTTCCTTTTACATCCCTGTGTTCTCCCAAAGTGTCACAGGGAATTCTCAGCCTTTTGTGGACATCACAGAAGTAGAAACTGTCTGGAAATTTGCAAGTGGTACCCACAGGCTATT
This portion of the Camelus ferus isolate YT-003-E chromosome 8, BCGSAC_Cfer_1.0, whole genome shotgun sequence genome encodes:
- the SLC2A12 gene encoding solute carrier family 2, facilitated glucose transporter member 12 isoform X1, which produces MVPVENAEGPSLLKPKGRAAETNGSDRASGGRHPPWARGCGVFTLLSSVTAAVSGFLVGYELGLISGALLQIRTLLALTCHEQEMVVSSLLVGALLASLVGGVLIDKYGRRAAIILSSCLLGLGSLVLILSLSYTTLIVGRIAIGVSISLSSIATCVYIAEIAPQHRRGLLVSLNELMIVIGILFAYISNYAFANVSHGWKYMFGLVIPLGVLQAIAMYFLPPSPRFLVMKGHEEAASKVLGKLRAISDTTEELTVIKSSLKDEYQYSFWDLFRSKDNMRARVMIGLTLVFFVQVTGQPNILFYASTVLKSVGFQSNEAASLASTGVGVVKVISTIPATLLVDHVGSKTFLCVGSSVMAVSLVTMGTVNLKIHVNFTNICRHHSPINQSLDESVFYGPGNLSASNDSLRESFKGMTSHSRSSLMPTRNDMDKRGEMTLASSPNAGLSQTEYQMVTDAADVPAFLKWLSLASLLVYVAAFSIGLGPKNLSGWQRSEHGTHYIMRDTELKLQNQPLHVPWLVLSEIFPGGIRGRAMALTSSMNWGINLLISLTFLTVTDLIGLPWVCFIYTIMSLASLVFVIVFIPETKGCSLEQISMELAKENRKKPRSLWSFRSSENVSGDGWGGLTDFGFHSKRNRKLLRNYVKNNICFMSHHQEELVPKPLQKRKPQEQFSESKKLRGRRQPM
- the SLC2A12 gene encoding solute carrier family 2, facilitated glucose transporter member 12 isoform X9 — encoded protein: MVPVENAEGPSLLKPKGRAAETNGSDRASGGRHPPWARGCGVFTLLSSVTAAVSGFLVGYELGLISGALLQIRTLLALTCHEQEMVVSSLLVGALLASLVGGVLIDKYGRRAAIILSSCLLGLGSLVLILSLSYTTLIVGRIAIGVSISLSSIATCVYIAEIAPQHRRGLLVSLNELMIVIGILFAYISNYAFANVSHGWKYMFGLVIPLGVLQAIAMYFLPPSPRFLVMKGHEEAASKVLGKLRAISDTTEELTVIKSSLKDEYQYSFWDLFRSKDNMRARVMIGLTLVFFVQVTGQPNILFYASTVLKSVGFQSNEAASLASTGVGVVKVISTIPATLLVDHVGSKTFLCVGSSVMAVSLVTMGTVNLKIHVNFTNICRHHSPINQSLDESVFYGPGNLSASNDSLRESFKGMTSHSRSSLMPTRNDMDKRGEMTLASSPNAGLSQTEYQMVTDAADVPAFLKWLSLASLLVYVAAFSIGLGPKNLSGWQRSEHGTHYIMRDTELKLQNQPLHGTFYIFWSTSFYLHDKLGKKEFTRFYK
- the SLC2A12 gene encoding solute carrier family 2, facilitated glucose transporter member 12 isoform X8, producing the protein MVPVENAEGPSLLKPKGRAAETNGSDRASGGRHPPWARGCGVFTLLSSVTAAVSGFLVGYELGLISGALLQIRTLLALTCHEQEMVVSSLLVGALLASLVGGVLIDKYGRRAAIILSSCLLGLGSLVLILSLSYTTLIVGRIAIGVSISLSSIATCVYIAEIAPQHRRGLLVSLNELMIVIGILFAYISNYAFANVSHGWKYMFGLVIPLGVLQAIAMYFLPPSPRFLVMKGHEEAASKVLGKLRAISDTTEELTVIKSSLKDEYQYSFWDLFRSKDNMRARVMIGLTLVFFVQVTGQPNILFYASTVLKSVGFQSNEAASLASTGVGVVKVISTIPATLLVDHVGSKTFLCVGSSVMAVSLVTMGTVNLKIHVNFTNICRHHSPINQSLDESVFYGPGNLSASNDSLRESFKGMTSHSRSSLMPTRNDMDKRGEMTLASSPNAGLSQTEYQMVTDAADVPAFLKWLSLASLLVYVAAFSIGLGPKNLSGWQRSEHGTHYIMRDTELKLQNQPLHGIGQHIIVAATEKAKIKKGMVRGKGGSH
- the SLC2A12 gene encoding solute carrier family 2, facilitated glucose transporter member 12 isoform X3, yielding MVPVENAEGPSLLKPKGRAAETNGSDRASGGRHPPWARGCGVFTLLSSVTAAVSGFLVGYELGLISGALLQIRTLLALTCHEQEMVVSSLLVGALLASLVGGVLIDKYGRRAAIILSSCLLGLGSLVLILSLSYTTLIVGRIAIGVSISLSSIATCVYIAEIAPQHRRGLLVSLNELMIVIGILFAYISNYAFANVSHGWKYMFGLVIPLGVLQAIAMYFLPPSPRFLVMKGHEEAASKVLGKLRAISDTTEELTVIKSSLKDEYQYSFWDLFRSKDNMRARVMIGLTLVFFVQVTGQPNILFYASTVLKSVGFQSNEAASLASTGVGVVKVISTIPATLLVDHVGSKTFLCVGSSVMAVSLVTMGTVNLKIHVNFTNICRHHSPINQSLDESVFYGPGNLSASNDSLRESFKGMTSHSRSSLMPTRNDMDKRGEMTLASSPNAGLSQTEYQMVTDAADVPAFLKWLSLASLLVYVAAFSIGLGPKNLSGWQRSEHGTHYIMRDTELKLQNQPLHVPWLVLSEIFPGGIRGRAMALTSSMNWGINLLISLTFLTVTDLIGLPWVCFIYTIMSLASLVFVIVFIPETKGCSLEQISMELAKENYVKNNICFMSHHQEELVPKPLQKRKPQEQFSESKKLRGRRQPM